In Flavobacterium praedii, the DNA window AAATAGTTTGATAATGATTCATTATTGATTTTGAGATAGTATTAAAAGATTTGAAACCAGATTGATTTACTTTTTCATGCCATTTGGCTAACCTTGAAAGTCCAATAATTTTATCAGTTGTTTTATCAAATATATTTTTCAATTCTTGAGTTAAATTATATGCTTTTTGGATATCGGGATATAGTTCGAATAGTAATGCGGCACGTTCTATTTGGTTTTGTGACCATTTAGTTTTGTTTTTATATAGAAAATACCGGCTTCGGGCTAGTAACTGCTTATGAGTATCTCCATTAATCAATACTTCAGACTCGAACTTTTTCTTGCTTTTCTTGGCTGCTTCTATAGCTTCGTTTTCTTGGTCTATGGCTAGCCATCGGTATTTGATTCTGATTTCTTGTAAAGCTTCCGTAGCTAGCTTTTGAACGTGAAACCGGTCTGTAACACGAGTTGCGTTTGGAAAACATTTCTTAGCAATCAATCCCATATTCCCTGCCATATCCAAGGTTATTTCCGTGACTAGATTTCGTTGTTTGAGAGGGATTTTTTCAATGATTGCAATTACCTCCTCAGCTTTAGTTCCAGCAACCATAGCCACTATAGCTCCTTTTTTACCTTTAGCGGCTTTGTTAGTTAAAATAGTATAGAGCTCGCCATTGGATAAGGAGGTTTCGTCTATTGATAAACGTTTTCCAATATTTTTGGAGAAAAGAAGCCATTTTTTTGCGTGTTTTATTTGATCCCAAATTTTAAAACCGCTTAAAAAATCGGATCAATCCTAAAAGTTGTGGGGAAATATTAATAGAAGATACTTGTGTTTATAATATATACCCCATGCAAGATTCATTTAGTGAACTAATCAAATTATTATTACCCGAAATCATAGTAGAGTAATTACATATTTAAAGTTGTTGTGCACGCGTGAGTTATGGAAGCGAGTTACCGAATAAAGTGATATTCTATAAAATCGTGAAATTAATAATTTTGTTTTCACTTAGATTTTGCAGATTTACGCAGAAAAAGGAGTGCGAAACGTTAAGATTTTGTGATATTTTTTTTTCTTATTTTTTATAAAATAAAAATATATAGTGTGTTCTAAATTACCTTAGAATAGTACTTAATTATCTTAAGTGGTTAGATATCGTTTTCGTAAGGTTAATATAACAACTGTATTGGAAAATGGAGTTGTGTTTTGAACTGAATTATACTGCTACTTTAGCAGTGAAAATAATTACTAATTTAAAACAACAGTATTATGAAAACGATTTTAAAATTAAGTCTAGTAGTATTAGTAGCAATGACTACCATGAATACTTATGCAATTGATGGTGATTTTTTACTAAATGTAAAAAAAGGAACAGGAAAAGAAATTAGTTTTTCGGTAAATGAGATTCAGCAAGCAAATGTAACTATATATGATAAATTGCATAACGAAATTTATTCTGAGGTTGCTACCGGTAAAGCTGGTATTATGAAAACCTATAGTCTTGAGGAATTTCCTGATGGTGTTTATTTTTTGGAAGTGGAAACAAACCTAAAAAAAGTAACACACGAGATTGTGATCTCAAAAGATGTGCCTTCATTATCTAGAAAAGCTATTGCAGAAGTGTATAAAGGTAATCTAAAAATGAAAAATCAAAATGTAGTAACTTTGAATTAATAAAGTCATACGTTAAGAACACTATTTACTTCGAATTTATGAAAAACAGCTCTTATATGGAGCTGTTTTTTGTTTTAGTATATTTCCTTTAAAACCAATAAAAAGGTTGTGAAAACTAATTTGCATGAGGGATGGAAATGGCATCTCCCGATTTAGAAAAACAAGGTTTTTTGCCGTAGTTTTTGTTAATCGGGAATACAATGGACAGCCCGACCTTGTTGCTTGAAAAATGATGTTATTTGCCCAAAATGATCTGCAACAAGGACATGCCCAAATTTAATTTTTTGATTGTAAAAAAAAGCCACCAAAAATAATTTGATGGCTTTTAAAACTATACTAATTCATAATAATAGCTTTTTATTGTTTGACAAACTTCATCACTTTTACTTTATTCTCATCGTTGTATATTTTAACGAAATACATACCACTCTCTAGATTACTAACATTGTATTGATATTCTTTGACTTGACTTTTATCGAAAGTTTTTACTAATTGTCCCGATATTGCATAAATCTGAACTTTAGTAGTTGTAGTATTTAGTATAAAATAATTAGATGCTGGATTAGGGTAAATATAAATATCATTTAATACATCAAAATCAGTTGTAGCCAAAGTAGTTGCTTTGTTTCCGTAGACTCTAAATTCACCGGGTTGCAAAGAAATTGTAGCATTCACGTCGGTTACCGTATAAGGTGTATTATCCATTAGATTATACCATGATCCTGTATATTGAAAACCTGTCGCAACATTTTTTGCAGTTACATCTAGATTAGC includes these proteins:
- a CDS encoding secretion protein, translated to MKTILKLSLVVLVAMTTMNTYAIDGDFLLNVKKGTGKEISFSVNEIQQANVTIYDKLHNEIYSEVATGKAGIMKTYSLEEFPDGVYFLEVETNLKKVTHEIVISKDVPSLSRKAIAEVYKGNLKMKNQNVVTLN